A genomic region of Methylobacterium durans contains the following coding sequences:
- a CDS encoding vWA domain-containing protein, with protein MLLQFFTALRAAKVPVTLREYLTLLGALEHDLAAKRVEDFYVLARTALVKDERNLDRFDRVFGTVFKGLESVGEAVEPAAIPEEWLRKLAEKYLTEAEKAELQALGWDKLFETLKQRLAEQKERHQGGSKWIGTGGTSPFGAYGYNPEGIRIGQEGNRNFRAVKVWDKREFRDLDDGVELGTRNLRLALRRLRRFARTGAADELDLDGTIRETARRGYLDVKLRPERHNAVKVLLFLDVGGSMDWHVELAEELFSAARSEFKHFAHFYFHNCPYEAVWTENARRHDERTSLLDVIRTYPSDYRVVFVGDASMSPYEIVMPGGSVEHWNEEAGAVWLQRVLDHFPKAVWLNPVPKEQWAYTQSIAMIRRIVSERMFPLTLEGLDEAMRALVR; from the coding sequence ATGCTGCTCCAGTTCTTCACCGCGCTCCGCGCGGCCAAGGTTCCGGTCACCCTGCGCGAGTACCTGACGCTCCTCGGCGCCCTGGAGCACGACCTCGCCGCCAAGCGCGTCGAGGATTTCTACGTCCTCGCCCGCACGGCACTCGTGAAGGACGAGCGCAACCTCGACCGATTCGACCGCGTGTTCGGCACGGTTTTCAAGGGGCTGGAGAGTGTCGGCGAGGCGGTCGAGCCCGCCGCCATCCCGGAGGAATGGCTGCGCAAGCTCGCCGAGAAATACCTGACCGAGGCGGAGAAGGCCGAGTTGCAGGCGCTCGGCTGGGACAAGCTGTTCGAGACGCTGAAGCAGCGCCTCGCCGAGCAGAAGGAGCGCCACCAGGGCGGCTCGAAATGGATCGGCACCGGCGGCACTTCGCCCTTTGGCGCCTACGGCTACAACCCGGAGGGCATCAGGATCGGGCAGGAGGGCAACCGCAACTTCCGCGCCGTGAAGGTCTGGGACAAGCGCGAGTTCCGCGACCTCGACGACGGGGTGGAACTCGGCACCCGCAATCTACGCCTCGCGCTGCGGCGCCTGCGCCGCTTCGCCCGGACGGGGGCGGCGGACGAACTCGACCTCGACGGTACCATCCGGGAGACGGCGCGCCGGGGCTATCTCGACGTGAAGCTGCGGCCGGAGCGGCACAACGCCGTGAAGGTGCTGCTCTTTCTCGACGTCGGCGGCTCGATGGACTGGCACGTCGAACTTGCCGAGGAGCTGTTCTCGGCGGCGCGCTCCGAGTTCAAGCATTTCGCGCATTTCTACTTCCACAACTGCCCCTACGAGGCGGTGTGGACCGAGAACGCGCGCCGGCACGACGAGCGGACGTCCCTCCTCGACGTGATCCGGACCTATCCGTCGGATTACCGGGTGGTGTTCGTCGGCGATGCCTCGATGAGCCCCTACGAGATCGTGATGCCGGGCGGCTCCGTCGAGCACTGGAACGAGGAGGCCGGCGCCGTCTGGCTGCAACGCGTGCTCGATCATTTCCCGAAGGCGGTCTGGCTCAACCCGGTGCCGAAGGAGCAGTGGGCCTATACCCAATCGATCGCGATGATCAGGCGGATCGTCTCGGAGCGGATGTTCCCGCTGACGCTGGAGGGCCTCGACGAGGCGATGCGGGCGCTGGTGCGCTGA
- a CDS encoding 2Fe-2S iron-sulfur cluster-binding protein, which translates to MPKITYVDHAGTARTVEGSVGATVMETALRNNVPGIDAECGGACACATCHVYVNEPWSDIVGTAEDMERDMLDFATDVRDNSRLCCQIRITPELDGLSVTTPARQG; encoded by the coding sequence ATGCCGAAGATCACCTACGTCGACCATGCCGGCACGGCCCGAACGGTCGAGGGCAGCGTCGGCGCGACCGTGATGGAGACGGCTCTGCGCAACAACGTGCCGGGAATCGACGCCGAGTGCGGGGGCGCCTGCGCCTGCGCGACCTGCCACGTCTACGTGAACGAGCCCTGGTCCGACATCGTCGGAACGGCCGAGGACATGGAGCGGGACATGCTCGATTTCGCCACCGACGTGCGCGACAATTCCCGCCTGTGCTGCCAGATCCGGATCACGCCCGAACTCGACGGGCTCAGCGTCACCACCCCGGCGCGTCAGGGCTGA
- a CDS encoding Hpt domain-containing protein, producing the protein MHDPAAIDRDHLAAQTFGDRALADELLGLFAGQCRRLAAGLNDAAEPAGARADRAHTLKGSALGVGAGAVAAAAARIEDSLRRGGQPDPADFAALDAAVAAALAEIAILGT; encoded by the coding sequence GTGCACGACCCAGCTGCCATCGATCGCGACCATCTCGCCGCGCAGACCTTCGGCGACCGGGCGCTCGCCGACGAGTTGCTCGGCCTGTTCGCCGGCCAGTGCCGGCGCCTCGCGGCCGGCCTCAACGATGCCGCCGAACCCGCCGGCGCGCGGGCGGACCGGGCGCACACCCTCAAGGGCTCGGCCCTCGGCGTCGGGGCAGGTGCCGTCGCGGCCGCGGCCGCGCGGATCGAGGACAGCCTGCGCCGCGGGGGTCAGCCGGACCCTGCCGATTTCGCGGCCCTCGACGCCGCGGTCGCGGCCGCGCTCGCCGAGATCGCCATCTTGGGGACTTGA
- a CDS encoding DUF1489 family protein: protein MPLHLIKLCVGPGTIEDLSARQERHRSEALRSGTDPAPFHTTRMIPKRHAEIVGSGSIYWVIKGTLSCRQAITAIEPFTGSDGIARCRLVFDARLVPVSPRSYRPFQGWRYLSPKDAPGDLDAARSGDLAEMPEALRRELVSLGLL, encoded by the coding sequence ATGCCCCTCCACCTGATCAAGCTCTGCGTCGGTCCCGGCACGATCGAGGATCTCTCCGCCAGGCAGGAGCGCCACCGGAGCGAGGCTCTGCGGAGCGGCACGGATCCCGCGCCTTTTCACACCACGCGGATGATCCCGAAGCGTCACGCCGAGATCGTCGGCAGCGGCTCGATCTACTGGGTGATCAAGGGAACCCTGTCCTGCCGTCAGGCGATCACCGCGATCGAGCCCTTCACGGGCAGCGACGGAATCGCCCGCTGCCGGCTCGTCTTCGATGCCCGCCTCGTCCCCGTCAGCCCGCGCTCCTACCGGCCCTTCCAGGGCTGGCGGTATCTCTCTCCGAAGGACGCCCCGGGCGACCTCGACGCCGCGCGGAGCGGCGACCTCGCGGAGATGCCGGAAGCGCTGAGGCGCGAACTCGTGAGCCTCGGCCTGCTCTAA
- a CDS encoding MFS transporter: protein MLTHAIPARSAALAPAPIRARPTGALRLSLLYAVVFVEIGIAMPFMPLWLGALGLDASIIGLLLALPIATRIVATAPLVGLIDRGVSARTLLMAGSLGVALTYGLMPAGAGLGWLLLAALTVLNAVAAAPLVPSIDYLTLAAVRREPRLDYARIRLSGSVAFLAANMLGGALLGALGEALAVPLLLTGLALIASLVAYASRTVASASPTPPAGEARPRLPARLWLCILAAASIQASHAAIYGFGSLYWTAHGIATAWVGTLWAIGVGAEIVLFALIGLAPARWRTPFRLLALGGGAALLRSAGMTLYGTELAMVIALQCLHGLTFGATQLGAMAAVSAFAPEGARGRAQGTLSAVNALAAASATLLSGLAYRDGGALAFALMAPLALAGLGLTLAASRAARRPPAGPFGTAGPETL, encoded by the coding sequence GTGCTTACGCATGCGATCCCGGCTCGATCCGCCGCCCTTGCCCCCGCCCCTATCCGTGCCCGCCCCACCGGCGCCCTTCGCCTGTCCCTCCTCTACGCCGTCGTCTTCGTCGAGATCGGCATCGCGATGCCGTTCATGCCGCTCTGGCTCGGCGCGCTCGGGCTCGACGCCTCGATCATCGGCCTGCTGCTGGCCCTCCCGATCGCGACGCGGATCGTGGCCACGGCGCCGCTCGTCGGCCTGATCGACCGGGGCGTTTCGGCGCGGACGCTGCTGATGGCCGGCAGCCTCGGCGTCGCCCTCACCTACGGGCTGATGCCGGCCGGAGCCGGCCTCGGCTGGCTGCTCCTCGCCGCGCTGACGGTGCTGAACGCGGTCGCGGCCGCGCCGCTCGTGCCGAGCATCGACTACCTGACGCTGGCCGCGGTGCGACGCGAGCCGCGTCTCGACTACGCGCGCATCCGCCTGTCGGGATCAGTGGCCTTCCTCGCCGCGAACATGCTCGGCGGCGCCCTCCTCGGAGCGCTCGGCGAGGCGCTGGCCGTCCCCCTCCTCCTGACCGGGCTGGCCCTGATCGCGAGCCTCGTCGCCTATGCCAGCCGCACGGTGGCCTCGGCGTCTCCGACGCCCCCTGCCGGCGAGGCACGCCCGCGCCTGCCGGCCCGTCTCTGGCTCTGCATCCTCGCGGCGGCGTCCATCCAGGCGAGCCACGCCGCGATCTACGGCTTCGGCAGCCTCTACTGGACCGCGCACGGGATCGCGACGGCCTGGGTCGGCACGCTCTGGGCGATCGGCGTCGGGGCCGAGATCGTGCTCTTCGCCCTGATCGGCCTCGCGCCGGCGCGCTGGCGCACGCCCTTCCGCCTTCTCGCCCTCGGGGGAGGCGCCGCCCTCCTGCGGTCCGCCGGGATGACGCTCTACGGCACCGAGCTGGCGATGGTGATCGCGCTCCAGTGCCTGCACGGCCTCACCTTCGGCGCGACGCAGCTCGGCGCGATGGCGGCCGTGTCCGCCTTCGCTCCGGAGGGCGCGCGGGGGCGGGCCCAGGGGACGTTGAGCGCCGTGAACGCCCTGGCGGCGGCGAGCGCCACGCTCCTGAGCGGGCTCGCCTACCGCGACGGCGGAGCGCTCGCCTTCGCGCTGATGGCGCCCCTCGCGCTCGCCGGGCTCGGGCTGACCCTGGCCGCGTCACGCGCGGCGCGCAGGCCGCCAGCGGGGCCGTTTGGCACGGCGGGCCCGGAGACGTTATAG
- a CDS encoding ABC transporter ATP-binding protein, with translation MSDLARTTTSPAGDAIIRVRDLVVGFRDRTVLKGLNLDVRRGEILGFVGPSGQGKSVLTRTILGLVPKRSGSIEVFGENVDGMSLARRRRIEQRWGVLFQQGALFSALTVKQNIQMPMREHLNLSERLLDEFARLKIEMVGLKPDAADKLPSELSGGMIKRAALARALALDPEILFLDEPTSGLDPIGAGEFDELVATLKQTLGLTVFMVTHDLDSLYTACDRIAALGDGQIIAEGPIDAMLASDHPWLRSYFHGKRARSIVVGEPLARREHAHV, from the coding sequence GTGTCCGACCTCGCGCGCACCACGACCAGCCCCGCCGGCGACGCGATCATCCGCGTGCGCGACCTCGTCGTGGGTTTTCGCGACCGCACGGTGCTGAAGGGGCTGAACCTCGACGTCCGGCGGGGCGAGATCCTCGGCTTCGTCGGTCCCTCCGGCCAGGGCAAGTCGGTCCTGACCCGCACCATCCTCGGCCTCGTGCCGAAGCGCTCGGGCAGCATCGAGGTCTTCGGCGAGAACGTGGACGGGATGAGCCTCGCCCGCCGCCGCCGGATCGAGCAGCGCTGGGGCGTGCTGTTCCAGCAGGGGGCCCTGTTCTCGGCGCTCACGGTCAAGCAGAACATCCAGATGCCGATGCGCGAGCATCTGAATCTTTCCGAGCGCCTGCTCGACGAATTTGCGCGCCTCAAGATCGAGATGGTGGGCCTGAAGCCCGACGCCGCCGACAAGCTGCCCTCGGAACTCTCCGGCGGCATGATCAAGCGCGCGGCGCTCGCCCGGGCGCTCGCCCTCGACCCCGAGATCCTGTTCCTCGACGAGCCGACCTCCGGCCTCGACCCGATCGGAGCGGGCGAGTTCGACGAGCTCGTCGCCACCCTGAAGCAGACACTGGGCCTCACCGTCTTCATGGTGACGCACGATCTCGACAGTCTCTACACGGCCTGCGACCGGATCGCCGCCCTCGGCGACGGCCAGATCATCGCGGAGGGCCCGATCGATGCGATGCTCGCCTCCGACCATCCGTGGCTGCGCTCCTACTTCCACGGCAAGCGAGCCCGCTCCATCGTCGTCGGGGAGCCCCTCGCGCGGCGGGAGCATGCCCATGTCTGA
- a CDS encoding MlaD family protein, translating to METRANFALIGAFTLAVIVAGFGFVFWLQGGSARQVSQAVRIVFSGSVGGLAKGSSVTFNGIKVGEVTDVRLLPQDPRRVIALINVAPSTPLRADTRARLDSALLTGVSVIALSGGNADAPPLPAGTGEQMPTIFADSSDIQDMLAAAKQIAQRADDVLQRLDKVVAGNEGAINRTLANVEAFSKTLADAGPSISGLVRAIDGQKVNRVVDNADRFSAALSAASPDIEAGLHDARTLAAKLNASADRIDGVLKGAESFLGSASGEAGTSTFAEVREAAVSVRDAGRAFRTLSENLDKRTANIATSFNRLSGTGRREVEALSTDGQRTLNTLNRTVKSLERDPSQVIFGGKPSLPEYNGGR from the coding sequence ATGGAAACGCGTGCGAACTTCGCGCTGATCGGCGCCTTCACCCTGGCGGTGATCGTCGCCGGCTTCGGCTTCGTGTTCTGGCTGCAGGGCGGTTCCGCACGGCAGGTGTCGCAAGCCGTGCGCATCGTCTTCTCGGGCAGCGTCGGCGGGCTCGCGAAGGGCTCCAGCGTCACCTTCAACGGCATCAAGGTCGGCGAGGTGACGGATGTGCGGCTGCTTCCGCAGGACCCGCGCCGCGTGATCGCGCTGATCAACGTCGCCCCCTCGACGCCCCTGCGCGCCGACACCCGCGCGCGGCTGGATTCCGCGCTGCTCACCGGCGTCTCCGTGATCGCGCTGAGTGGCGGCAACGCGGACGCGCCGCCCCTGCCGGCCGGCACCGGCGAACAGATGCCGACCATCTTCGCCGATTCCTCCGACATCCAGGACATGCTGGCCGCCGCCAAGCAGATCGCGCAGCGGGCCGACGACGTGCTGCAGCGCCTCGATAAGGTGGTCGCCGGCAACGAGGGCGCGATCAACCGGACGCTCGCCAACGTCGAGGCCTTCTCGAAGACCCTGGCCGATGCCGGCCCCTCGATCAGCGGCCTCGTCCGGGCGATCGACGGGCAGAAGGTGAACCGCGTCGTCGACAACGCCGACCGCTTCTCCGCAGCCCTCAGCGCGGCGAGCCCCGACATCGAGGCGGGCCTCCACGACGCGCGTACGCTCGCGGCCAAGCTCAACGCCTCGGCCGACCGGATCGACGGCGTGCTGAAGGGAGCCGAGAGCTTCCTCGGCTCGGCCTCAGGCGAGGCCGGCACCAGCACCTTCGCGGAGGTGCGCGAGGCCGCCGTCTCCGTCCGCGACGCGGGCCGCGCCTTTCGCACGCTCTCCGAGAATCTCGACAAGCGGACCGCCAACATCGCCACGAGCTTCAACCGCCTGAGCGGCACCGGCCGCCGCGAGGTCGAGGCTCTCTCAACCGACGGTCAGCGCACGCTCAACACGCTCAACCGGACCGTGAAGAGCCTCGAGCGCGACCCCTCGCAGGTCATCTTCGGTGGTAAGCCCTCGTTGCCCGAATACAACGGTGGGCGGTAA
- a CDS encoding ABC-type transport auxiliary lipoprotein family protein, which produces MTVRSPALALGATLLAAALGGCGGSAPLTFDLAALPASGHTAASARSIVVSEPVGIQPFEADRIIVREPGGALSFLGGGQWADRLPRLVQTRLIQSLENSGRLRSVSRPGDKIVADYQLISEIRAFDIAAGSGEAVVDLSAKLIAEGSGRVAAARVFQARVPVQKVDAGSAAVALDAALAQVLAEMVRWVNSGR; this is translated from the coding sequence ATGACCGTCCGATCCCCCGCCCTCGCGCTCGGCGCGACGCTCCTCGCGGCCGCGCTCGGCGGCTGCGGCGGCTCCGCGCCCCTGACCTTCGACCTCGCGGCCCTGCCGGCGTCGGGGCATACGGCAGCGTCGGCGCGCTCGATCGTGGTATCCGAGCCGGTGGGCATCCAGCCCTTCGAGGCCGACCGCATCATCGTGCGGGAGCCGGGCGGTGCCCTCTCCTTCCTCGGCGGCGGCCAGTGGGCGGACCGACTGCCCCGCTTGGTGCAAACGCGCCTGATCCAGAGCCTGGAGAATTCCGGGCGCCTGCGCTCGGTAAGCCGCCCCGGCGACAAGATCGTCGCGGATTACCAGCTCATCAGCGAGATCCGCGCCTTCGACATCGCGGCAGGCTCGGGCGAGGCCGTGGTCGATCTCTCGGCGAAGCTGATCGCGGAGGGCAGCGGGCGCGTTGCTGCGGCCCGGGTGTTCCAGGCGCGGGTGCCGGTCCAGAAAGTCGATGCCGGCAGCGCTGCGGTGGCGCTCGACGCCGCGCTCGCGCAGGTGCTCGCCGAGATGGTGCGCTGGGTGAATTCGGGGCGCTAG
- a CDS encoding helix-turn-helix domain-containing protein has protein sequence MQDQAERLERVRQKDFLSGAQVLSGQLGKTIQRLRKAYNLSLSELAEQSGVAKSIISQIERNETNPTLATIWRLSQALDVSIERVLATGDEEPFIERISRADTPILVSEDGKVRLAIIGWIKTVEWLQWYDVSADAGGVLDSDPHQRGSVESLSVIEGVFEVDVSGSVQRARAGETLRYRCDRPHSVRCVGEMPGRATMVVIMKAAVME, from the coding sequence ATGCAGGATCAGGCGGAACGGCTGGAGCGGGTGCGGCAGAAGGATTTCCTGAGCGGGGCTCAGGTGCTGTCCGGCCAGCTCGGCAAGACGATCCAGCGCCTGCGCAAGGCCTACAACTTGTCTCTGTCGGAACTCGCCGAGCAATCAGGCGTCGCCAAGTCGATCATCAGCCAGATCGAGCGGAACGAGACCAACCCGACGCTCGCCACGATCTGGCGCCTGAGCCAAGCGCTCGACGTGTCGATCGAGCGGGTGCTGGCGACCGGCGACGAGGAGCCGTTCATCGAGCGCATCTCCCGCGCCGACACGCCGATTCTCGTCTCGGAGGACGGCAAGGTGCGGCTCGCGATCATCGGCTGGATCAAGACCGTCGAGTGGCTGCAATGGTACGACGTCTCGGCGGATGCCGGCGGCGTCCTCGATTCCGATCCGCACCAGCGGGGCTCCGTGGAATCGCTGTCGGTGATCGAGGGCGTGTTCGAGGTCGACGTGAGCGGCAGCGTGCAGCGGGCGCGGGCCGGCGAGACCCTGCGCTACCGCTGCGACCGGCCGCACTCGGTGCGCTGCGTCGGCGAGATGCCCGGCCGGGCGACCATGGTCGTGATCATGAAGGCCGCGGTGATGGAGTGA
- the thiD gene encoding bifunctional hydroxymethylpyrimidine kinase/phosphomethylpyrimidine kinase — protein MRTPLAVTIAGSDSGGGAGIQADLKTFSALGVYGASVVTALTAQNTRGVQAIHDVPSTFIAAQMESVFCDLAVTAAKIGMLSQASVIETVADGLTRLAPSLPVVLDPVMVATSGDRLISDAAIDTLRRRLLPQVDLITPNLPEAAALLGEAIADRENAAVAQGRRLLGLGARAVLIKGGHAEGSESVDHLLMRDGTLRRLATARLPTANTHGTGCTLSAAIAAGLAKGLPMPEAVAQAKTYVTAAIAAADTLQVGHGHGPVHHFHALWC, from the coding sequence GTGAGGACGCCGCTCGCCGTGACCATCGCGGGCTCGGATTCCGGCGGCGGCGCCGGCATCCAGGCCGATCTCAAGACCTTCTCGGCGCTCGGCGTCTACGGCGCGAGCGTCGTGACGGCCCTGACTGCGCAGAACACCCGCGGGGTCCAGGCGATCCACGACGTGCCGTCGACCTTCATCGCGGCGCAGATGGAGAGCGTCTTCTGCGATCTCGCGGTGACCGCGGCCAAGATCGGCATGCTCTCGCAAGCCTCCGTCATCGAGACCGTGGCCGACGGCCTCACCCGGCTCGCGCCGTCGCTCCCGGTCGTGCTCGATCCGGTGATGGTGGCGACGAGCGGTGACCGGCTGATCTCGGACGCGGCGATCGACACGCTCCGCCGCCGGCTCCTGCCGCAGGTGGATCTCATCACGCCGAATCTGCCCGAGGCGGCGGCCCTCCTCGGCGAGGCCATCGCCGACCGGGAGAACGCGGCGGTGGCGCAGGGGCGCCGCCTCCTCGGCCTCGGCGCGCGGGCCGTGCTGATCAAGGGTGGCCACGCGGAGGGCAGCGAGAGCGTCGATCACCTCCTGATGCGGGACGGGACCCTGCGCCGCCTCGCGACCGCGCGCCTGCCGACCGCGAACACCCACGGGACAGGCTGCACCCTGTCCGCGGCCATCGCGGCGGGTCTGGCGAAGGGCCTGCCGATGCCGGAGGCGGTGGCTCAAGCGAAGACCTACGTCACGGCCGCCATCGCCGCCGCGGACACGCTGCAGGTCGGGCACGGGCACGGGCCGGTGCACCATTTCCACGCGCTCTGGTGTTGA
- the thiE gene encoding thiamine phosphate synthase, with the protein MTAPTVDLRVYGILDVDVCGSDAGRLAAMAAEAIAGGCTLLQYREKTIDDARAALARIRAIRAAAGGRVPLLVNDRVDLALAAEAEGVHLGQSDLHPADARRLLGSEKIIGITLKTGAQADELYRLPIDYACIGGVFATKSKDNPDPPVGLDGFQRIAFRARLARGSGLPVGAIAGIDSSNAAAVVAAGADGVALISALFGAESVEARARDLRDRVDAALRTRGAAP; encoded by the coding sequence GTGACCGCGCCCACCGTCGATCTGCGGGTCTACGGCATCCTCGACGTCGATGTCTGCGGCAGCGACGCGGGGCGCCTCGCGGCGATGGCGGCGGAGGCGATCGCCGGCGGCTGCACCCTGCTGCAATATCGCGAGAAGACGATCGACGACGCCCGCGCGGCGCTGGCCCGCATCCGCGCCATCCGCGCAGCGGCGGGCGGCCGCGTCCCGCTCCTCGTCAACGACAGGGTCGATCTCGCCCTCGCGGCCGAGGCCGAGGGCGTCCATCTCGGTCAGTCGGACCTGCACCCGGCCGATGCGCGCCGTCTCCTCGGCTCTGAAAAGATCATCGGAATCACGCTCAAGACCGGCGCGCAGGCCGACGAGCTCTACCGGCTTCCCATCGACTACGCCTGCATCGGCGGCGTCTTCGCCACGAAGAGCAAGGATAACCCGGACCCGCCGGTCGGGCTCGACGGCTTCCAGCGCATCGCCTTCCGGGCGCGGCTGGCCCGCGGCAGCGGGCTTCCGGTCGGCGCCATCGCCGGCATCGATTCGAGCAACGCCGCCGCGGTCGTGGCGGCCGGCGCGGACGGGGTGGCGCTGATCTCGGCTCTGTTCGGCGCGGAATCCGTCGAGGCGCGGGCGCGCGACCTCCGTGACCGGGTCGATGCGGCCCTGCGCACCCGCGGAGCCGCCCCGTGA
- a CDS encoding NUDIX hydrolase, translating to MTTADMRPTGVRPGASPSSVGLVAVIVAATEGEPRALTVQVPGQAEGRSDGLPAGPLVPEHATLERGLRAWVERQTHQRLGYVEQLYTFGDRDRQVGGSEGVHSLSVAYLALVREVRPGGLAEASWRNWYRYLPYEDFRNGRPQALDAIEPKLLAWAAEAPDAKLRRLREDRLGLTFGLGGGSWNEERVLERYELLFEAGLIPEAGGNAGAAVPGDPTGMPMAFDHRRVLATAIGRMRGKIKYRPVVFELMPPTFTLFQLQRTVEALAGTQLHKQNFRRLVAQQGLVEETEGVTSGNAGRPARLVRFRREVLLERPAPGLRLTPSRRPG from the coding sequence ATGACGACGGCGGATATGCGCCCGACAGGCGTTCGGCCGGGCGCTAGCCCCTCCTCGGTCGGACTCGTCGCGGTCATCGTGGCGGCGACCGAGGGCGAGCCGCGGGCGCTGACGGTGCAGGTTCCGGGGCAGGCGGAGGGGCGCAGCGACGGATTGCCGGCGGGGCCGCTCGTGCCCGAGCACGCGACGCTGGAGCGCGGCCTTCGCGCCTGGGTGGAGCGGCAGACGCACCAGCGGCTCGGCTACGTCGAGCAGCTCTACACGTTCGGCGACCGCGACCGGCAGGTCGGCGGCTCCGAGGGCGTCCATTCCCTCTCGGTCGCCTACCTCGCCCTCGTGCGCGAGGTGCGGCCCGGCGGGCTCGCGGAAGCCTCATGGCGCAACTGGTACCGCTACCTGCCCTACGAGGATTTCCGCAACGGCCGGCCGCAGGCGCTCGACGCCATCGAGCCGAAGCTCCTGGCCTGGGCGGCGGAGGCCCCCGACGCGAAGCTCCGGCGCCTGCGGGAGGACCGGCTCGGCCTCACCTTCGGGCTCGGGGGCGGCTCCTGGAACGAGGAGCGGGTGCTGGAACGCTACGAATTGCTGTTCGAGGCCGGGCTGATCCCGGAGGCCGGAGGCAATGCCGGGGCGGCCGTCCCGGGCGATCCGACCGGCATGCCGATGGCCTTCGACCATCGCCGCGTGCTCGCGACGGCGATCGGGCGCATGCGCGGCAAGATCAAGTACCGCCCGGTCGTGTTCGAGCTGATGCCGCCGACCTTCACGCTGTTCCAGCTGCAGCGGACCGTCGAGGCATTGGCGGGGACCCAGCTCCACAAGCAGAATTTCCGCCGTCTCGTCGCCCAGCAGGGTCTCGTCGAGGAGACGGAAGGGGTCACGAGCGGCAACGCCGGACGGCCGGCCCGCCTCGTCCGATTCCGCCGCGAGGTTCTGCTGGAGCGCCCGGCCCCGGGCCTGCGCCTGACGCCGTCGCGGCGGCCGGGCTGA